AGTAAGTGTTTTAGAGGCTTACAAAGAAGAAATAATCGAATACCTCTCAGAAGGTTTAACAGCAGTATTAATCCATCAGAAACTAATAAGTGATCATGGTTTATCCGTAAGCTACAGTTGTGTGAAAAAGTATGTTAGGAAATTAAAAGGCCCGGATGGAATTTATGTCCCATTAATTTCCCCACCAGGCGAAGAAGCCCAAGTGGACTTCGGTTACATAGGTTATCTTTATGATAGCGAAAAAGGTAAAAAAGTAAAGAGCTGGATATTTTGCATGGTGCTATCTCATAGCAGATATAAATATTATGAAATAGTTAGGAGTCAGGACGTAGAAACATTTTTAAGATGCCACATTAATGCATTTGAATATTTTGGAGGAATTCCTAGAGTAATCAAGATAGACAATTTAAAATCTGGAGTATTGAAAGCAAATTTTTATGAACCTGTAATACAGAAAGAGTATGCTGCAATGCTTGAATATTACGGTAGCAGTCCATTTGCTTGTAAGGTGAGATATCCCCAGGAGAAAGGGAAAGTGGAAAGCGGAATTAAATATGTGAAGAATAATTTTTTCAAATCAATTCAAGAAAAAGATTATTATAAAGTCAAAGGTCTTCTACGAAAGTGGCAAGACAATGTATGTAACAAGAAAATACATGGCACGACAAGAAAAATTCCTTTTGAACAATTTGTAGATAAGGAGAAAAGTAAATTGCAGCCTTTACCATCTCAGAGATACGAGGTTTATGACATATCGGAAAGAATAGTAAACCGCTATGGTCACATTACTTACAGATATAATTACTACTCAGTACCCTACAATTACATAGGCAACAAAGTAAGTATTCGCAGCAATGGTAATATATTAAAAATTTACAATGATAAATATGAAGAGATAGCAATTCACAATATATCTAAATCAGTAGGAGAATTCATAACAAAAGAATCTCATAATCCGAAATTAAAATCTGTAGATTATGAAGCAAAATCG
Above is a window of Deferribacter autotrophicus DNA encoding:
- the istA gene encoding IS21 family transposase, whose translation is MLGVEMYYTVKTLLSQGKNISQIARELGIDRKTVRKIRDKVKDGKVETPKFSRVSVLEAYKEEIIEYLSEGLTAVLIHQKLISDHGLSVSYSCVKKYVRKLKGPDGIYVPLISPPGEEAQVDFGYIGYLYDSEKGKKVKSWIFCMVLSHSRYKYYEIVRSQDVETFLRCHINAFEYFGGIPRVIKIDNLKSGVLKANFYEPVIQKEYAAMLEYYGSSPFACKVRYPQEKGKVESGIKYVKNNFFKSIQEKDYYKVKGLLRKWQDNVCNKKIHGTTRKIPFEQFVDKEKSKLQPLPSQRYEVYDISERIVNRYGHITYRYNYYSVPYNYIGNKVSIRSNGNILKIYNDKYEEIAIHNISKSVGEFITKESHNPKLKSVDYEAKSLEIGTNTFEFYNRLKEEKPHHYHRMMQGIFNLMKSYDKDTVELACKRANEFNSISYLSVKRICETGLYTQKDASSKESVNCGGFSNDLSKYDLLVN